The sequence CTAATTCGATTCATTCTGTTGAATTAGTGTCGATAGGCCCTACGTGTGCATTCAATCGAAAAAGGTCACTTCGCCGGTTTCCAATGAATATTCTGCACCCACTATTTTAAGCTTGCCCTGCTGAACGAGCTGCTCAAGAATTTCAGAGCCATGACTCAGGTGATTGGTAGACGCCATAATATTGGCGTGAATACAGGCAGGCACTAATTTTTCCCGGTCATTGCGCAGCTCCGTGTGAAATAACGGTTCCACGGCGGGCCGAATTCTGTTCACGATAGACATCACATTGGACGACTGCTCACCAGCGGGCTTTTCCAGTACATCTAGCGTGGCGTTGATTGCACCACAGCGGGTGTGGCCGAGCACAACAACCAATGGTGTACCAAAGGTTTCGGCTGCAAACTCGACGCTACCCACTTGCGAGGGGGCGACGATATTGCCAGCAACGCGAATAACAAATAAATCCCCCAGGCTTTGATCGAAAATAATTTCTGCAGGCACGCGTGAATCGGAACAACCCAGAACAATCGCAAAAGGTGCTTGCCCTTGGGCATGATCCGCGAGATTCATTTGCTTCACTATCGCATCGACACTGCGTACACCGGCTACAAATCGTTGGTTACCTTCTTTCAGCCGGGTTAGGGCTTCGTCTGCACTGATCATCGCATTACTCCTCTGCAAAAACCCTATAATGTTAAGGCTTTTATGGTCGTTTTATATCGGCGCAGAAGTATAAAGACAGCGACCCGCAGAGGAAAGCATTTGCCGGAAACCTAACCCCGCTGGCCGCAGATCTAAATAATGCGCGCAGACGGGCGACACACAACTGTGCCGCCCGTACTGCTACTCGGCCAGGGCCCGCTAAAACCAGGTCCCTAATAACTGCGCAGATAAATCACGCCGACCGCATCCAGTTTGCTACCACTGCGACCCGCAAAACCGGCTATTTGAAACTGATCATTCGCGGTGTATTTAAAATCGCCACCACCGCCGTTTCCACCCTTGCTCAAGGTGCGGCCATAATTGGTTGTAATCACCATACGGTCTACCCGGCTGCCGTACCGACCGGTTACAGAAGTGATATATTCACCCGAGTAAAAATACAAGGTACTGCAGCTGCCACCGTTACCACCTTTTTTACCATAGCTTTGAACGTTGCCGTACACGTCTTCAATATTGGTAGAAATGGAATCGACAACTGAACCGCCGCAAAGAGTGATATCGTGAATTTGCGAAAAATCCGTTGGCGGGTTATCAGCGAACGGCGTACCGCCCCACCCACCAGATACACCCGCTTCAAACTTTTGTGCGCCCGCCACCATGGAAGACAACATCAAAACGCCGGCAATTATTTTTTTCATGAAACAATCCTTATAAACAATTGATTATTGCTGATCTATCAGCGCTACGAGGTTTCGCAAAAAACGATTAAAAATAGGGACTTTTCTAAACACCCCATTTTCGCTTGCACAACCCCGTAAAAATTATGCCGACAACAACAAGGTATGTTAAGTGAAAAAATAATCGCCACAGCCACACTGTTACCTTGTTAACACAAAATAAACATAACAATTTTTATTATTCAATATAGTGTCTGCGTTCCAACCAGACTGTCACAACAAAAAATCCGCTTATATAAAAAAGAAAGGATTTTTGATATTTACCAATGTCAAATCGGGACTCCGCGCCTGCGGATGCGTTCACGCATACACACCACATCCGAAGCGTTGCTCCAATTACAGGCTCGCTTGGATCAACCAACACCTATTCAACTCGCCTACAACCCTTCGCAATATCGAATAGTTTTCGGCTACCACAAGAGAAAGCCACAGGATTGACCGAGCGTCGAACTAGGCGTGATTTTCAACATCTCAGATGTGATATTGAATAGGCGAGTGAATGAATCCAAAGCCTTCAGAATGGAAACGGAAAATACAGACAAGT comes from Teredinibacter turnerae and encodes:
- a CDS encoding carbonic anhydrase yields the protein MISADEALTRLKEGNQRFVAGVRSVDAIVKQMNLADHAQGQAPFAIVLGCSDSRVPAEIIFDQSLGDLFVIRVAGNIVAPSQVGSVEFAAETFGTPLVVVLGHTRCGAINATLDVLEKPAGEQSSNVMSIVNRIRPAVEPLFHTELRNDREKLVPACIHANIMASTNHLSHGSEILEQLVQQGKLKIVGAEYSLETGEVTFFD
- a CDS encoding jacalin-like lectin, producing the protein MKKIIAGVLMLSSMVAGAQKFEAGVSGGWGGTPFADNPPTDFSQIHDITLCGGSVVDSISTNIEDVYGNVQSYGKKGGNGGSCSTLYFYSGEYITSVTGRYGSRVDRMVITTNYGRTLSKGGNGGGGDFKYTANDQFQIAGFAGRSGSKLDAVGVIYLRSY